The following proteins come from a genomic window of Sorghum bicolor cultivar BTx623 chromosome 3, Sorghum_bicolor_NCBIv3, whole genome shotgun sequence:
- the LOC110434000 gene encoding uncharacterized protein LOC110434000 — protein sequence MGNTVPPRASREATGTGRRLAGTGGRRSVNAVVTEAPPPATPSRRVVVATARKQGWDDEGDVEEEETARAGRPRAGSALRAAAGGDGAAPTTPAVTAAGKVLTVKIVMRRKDAEALVAMLVKLKARERKARMAELEGELRTGSCGGGGRAHASPAWSRDARRPMLPPIKENDRFERITPVACMTPLA from the coding sequence ATGGGCAACACCGTGCCGCCGCGCGCGTCCCGCGAGGCCACCGGCACCGGCCGGAGGCTCGCCGGGACCGGGGGCAGGCGCTCCGTGAACGCCGTCGTCACCGAGGCGCCGCCTCCTGCCACGCCGAGCCGCCGCGTGGTGGTGGCCACGGCGCGCAAGCAGGGGTGGGACGACGAAGGCGACGTTGAGGAGGAGGAAACGGCGCGCGCGGGGCGTCCTCGTGCAGGAAGTGCTCTGCGGGCGGCTGCTGGTGGCGACGGCGCGGCCCCAACAACTCCGGCCGTGACCGCggccggcaaggtgctgacggtGAAGATCGTGATGAGGAGGAAGGACGCGGAGGCGCTGGTGGCGATGCTGGTGAAGCTGAAAGCGCGGGAGCGCAAGGCCAGGATGGCCGAGCTCGAAGGCGAGCTACGGACCGGGAGCTGCGGCGGTGGAGGCCGCGCCCACGCGAGCCCGGCATGGAGCCGGGACGCGCGGAGGCCCATGCTCCCGCCGATTAAGGAGAACGACAGGTTTGAGCGCATCACACCAGTGGCGTGCATGACACCACTAGCTTGA
- the LOC8068025 gene encoding uncharacterized protein LOC8068025 — protein sequence MALGEEVGFPECRGINTRRRAQPAHPGPTPNPISPRRPTLPRPSCVAAAAKHRPLARLPAASGRLPPSPTPSLDLGGKRPDLTAAVSLRLQRPPATRAAVFSVHSGFLPCPFTRFHCLLPAAQDPPGSPPTSPAAASLRPLLDRRRSVRPRLARHRPLPPPSGHISPGTFRLPSLTQHRIYSTFQLYIQEGSSVAKKKERKMLSHAKVVGTTCDVCKPEDVKTLVKFSINEPGSVDIWTVTGIASWGVPTLAGITHWTIAVSRLLSRFYVLNL from the exons ATGGCTCTCGGGGAAGAGGTCGGCTTCCCCGAGTGCCGTGGGATTAACACTCGGAGAAGG GCCCAACCAGCCCATCCCGGCCCCACCCCGAACCCTATTTCCCCGCGGCGCCCCACCCTGCCCCGCCCCAgctgcgtcgccgccgccgccaagcaCCGCCCGCTCGCGCGCCTCCCTGCTGCAAGCGGCCGTCTCCCTCCGTCTCCAACGCCCTCCCTCGACCTTGGCGGCAAGCGGCCGGACCTCACTGCTGCCGTCTCCCTCCGTCTCCAACGCCCTCCCGCGACCCGCGCCGCCGTCTTCTCCGTCCACAGCGGATTCCTTCCCTGCCCCTTCACCCGATTCCACTGCCTCCTCCCTGCAGCACAAGATCCGCCTGGATCCCCACCGACGTCGCCCGCTGCCGCCTCCCTCCGCCCACTGCTCGACCGGCGCCGCTCCGTCCGGCCACGGCTCGCCCGGCACCGTCCGCTGCCACCTCCGTCCGGCCACATCTCGCCCGGCACATTTCGGCTGCCTTCTCTCACTCAG CATAGGATATATTCTACTTTTCAGTTATACATACAGGAAGGGTCATCAGTTGCCAAAAAGAAAGAGAGGAAAATGTTATCCCATGCCAAGGTTGTTGGTACAACATGTGATGTTTGTAAACCTGAAGATGTGAAGACATTAGTGAAGTTTTCTATTAATGAGCCTGGCTCAGTTGACATTTGG ACCGTCACTGGGATCGCAAGCTGGGGCGTCCCAACCCTCGCTGGCATCACACACTGGACCATCGCCGTGAGCCGCCTTCTAAGTCGTTTTTATGTATTGAACTTGTGA